From one Trifolium pratense cultivar HEN17-A07 linkage group LG1, ARS_RC_1.1, whole genome shotgun sequence genomic stretch:
- the LOC123890702 gene encoding uncharacterized protein LOC123890702 produces MAPNVPSVPIDNVSFHCVENVNRWKFVVKRRIAIERNLNEEFLKCEDIMNLIEQAGLMKTVSELGKCYEKLTREFLVNIPSDCDDPLSPEYLKVYVRGKCVDFSPVVINEYLGRSTAPAAELETSMNEICRTITGDKVKAWPRAGKLSAAKLTTKYALLNKIGAANWVPTTHSNSVATGLAKLIYAIGTGTVFDYGTHIFNATILHGSSTAVKMSIAFPTLICGIILSQHPDICTNSDVPVSRPSALTMDFRLLEGKHAADIAVASLKTPAVGMTKRQMIANLREVSNMLGEKKELVDGVIQALELEQSQANEDGVGPSHGASHDDDLAGGDTVEEEMASDESPSI; encoded by the coding sequence ATGGCACCTAATGTTCCATCTGTACCAATTGACAATGTCTCCTTCCACTGTGTTGAGAATGTTAACAGGTGGAAATTTGTGGTGAAAAGAAGAATAGCCATTGAAAGGAACCTTAATGAGGAATTCTTGAAATGTGAAGATATTATGAATCTAATTGAGCAAGCAGGGCTAATGAAAACTGTGTCTGAACTGGGAAAATGCTATGAAAAGCTGACAAGAGAATTCTTGGTGAACATCCCATCTGACTGTGATGATCCTTTGAGCCCTGAATACTTAAAGGTATATGTGAGGGGCAAATGTGTGGATTTCTCACCAGTTGTCATCAACGAATATCTGGGAAGAAGTACTGCTCCTGCAGCTGAATTAGAGACATCTATGAATGAGATATGCAGGACCATCACTGGTGACAAAGTGAAAGCATGGCCAAGGGCTGGCAAACTTTCTGCTGCTAAATTAACCACAAAATATGCTCTGCTAAACAAAATTGGTGCAGCAAACTGGGTCCCCACTACACACTCCAACAGTGTAGCTACAGGTTTGGCCAAGTTGATCTATGCCATAGGCACTGGTACTGTTTTTGATTATGGCActcatatttttaatgcaacAATTCTCCATGGCTCTTCTACTGCTGTAAAAATGTCAATAGCCTTTCCCACTCTGATCTGTGGTATTATCTTGTCTCAACATCCTGACATCTGCACTAACTCTGATGTGCCTGTCTCTAGACCCTCAGCTTTAACCATGGATTTTAGATTATTGGAAGGAAAACATGCTGCAGACATTGCTGTAGCATCTTTGAAGACACCAGCTGTAGGTATGACCAAGAGACAGATGATTGCTAATCTCAGGGAGGTTAGTAATATGCTAGGTGAGAAGAAGGAGCTGGTGGATGGTGTAATCCAAGCCTTGGAGCTTGAGCAGTCACAGGCAAATGAGGATGGAGTTGGTCCTTCCCATGGTGCTTCTCATGATGATGATCTTGCAGGTGGTGACACTGTAGAAGAGGAGATGGCCTCTGATGAAAGTCCCTCAATATGA